In Osmia bicornis bicornis chromosome 10, iOsmBic2.1, whole genome shotgun sequence, one genomic interval encodes:
- the LOC114876347 gene encoding protein dj-1beta-like, which translates to MAILFRMLPHFAQSACKVLTVLQPNVKYTVNMAKKTAILLIADGSEEMEAVITADVLRRGDIQVTVAGITDSECVKCSRDVKICADAKLQDAVNKTYDVVILPGGLGGSKAFATSAEVGKLLQQQEKENRIIAAICAAPTALKAHGIAKGKQLTSYPSVKDELKNEYKYLEDKVVTDGNLITSRGPATAFAFGLAIVEKLVGKDTADKVAKAMLYSE; encoded by the exons ATGGCAATATTGTTTCGCATGCTTCCACATTTTGCGCAGTCGGCTTGTAAGGTTCTTACAGTTTTACAACCAAACGTAAAATATACTGTAAATATGGCGAAGAAAACGGCAATTTTGTTAATAGCCGATGGCTCTGAGGAAATGGAAGCTGTAATAACTGCAGACGTTTTGCGTAGAGGCGAT ATTCAAGTTACTGTTGCTGGTATTACTGATAGCGAATGCGTCAAATGCAGTAGGGATGTTAAAATTTGTGCTGATGCAAAATTGCAAGATGCAGTTAATAAAACATATGATGTTGTAATATTGCCTGGGGGTCTTGGTGGTTCAAAAGCCTTTGCCACG TCAGCAGAAGTAGGAAAGCTGTTGCAACAGCAAGAAAAGGAAAACAGAATTATTGCTGCTATTTGTGCTGCACCAACTGCACTAAAAGCACATGGAATTGCTAAAGGAAAACAACTTACATCCTATCCTTCTGTGAAAGATGAActgaaaaatgaatataaatatttggagGACAAAGTTGTAACTGATG GTAATCTAATAACCAGCCGAGGCCCAGCCACTGCATTTGCTTTTGGTCTAGCTATTGTGGAAAAATTGGTTGGTAAAGATACAGCAGACAAAGTGGCAAAAGCAATGTTATACTCAGAGTGA
- the LOC114876338 gene encoding uncharacterized protein LOC114876338 gives MFDTDDWDLDQDFLNDIDDKAVEFYSQSDNQETEPKRRKIEICNDPIFSPDNNVDLDDRKSSSKEIVKSDKNKESRKHLILSMFNKNVLDENVSQTICESKKSCDNTLSNVHSDIQNHKDNKLSRKNLVLGILKNKNIQDKIVQKNITHVNPRKVEAKIRNNNNINVNQEFKVPSTNGIKHQILKNNCQRENSFNNDNSKSNSIKNSRKELLCNIMKPESVNNLKPKNDIIKNTLSITKDQVQPNKKMTLVRKFPGPAGLLPDDIDTIPPVSYLNSLEENEKTNEENNSSKLPEYCSQNTKNLFTEGAWQLMLDDLPQDFLKGYEIAIVKQMASTKGCNSTKVKFMAGIIERIDHSHENPPIVLRDFTDNIQGIVHRDIPLKYPGLLEPNVVVLLHDVGLLKISSTFVSNKYQILISPSSLLGIYTNKGEIERTVHMASVLENVSKEETGKEQKKKKDYSFSKPSKAPSSKTDFQFKLKHSSNIQDSSSSKKSTEDIKTNSPNTYKTVQAVNESMDFDIDLSISISPAKITNSQNQKNFTDSTLKKHANENSKQPFVEKQKESTHNDDKVRAENLLKALKRFSPNIYPKKRLPLHSKNVQMDAVLTKQVKQKVLSDSFSEQMHIDDCDGNTSQEKVESVAKEVPSSFCNKTESVQRRRVSIRSKLLQFKSPEELSPPSVESQNASNVKQNDETLIKKRCRKLHLFLMMYLVILKMILTMKCYLSWIWTPFSVIAIKKIEYFERLNMFIKCFTQLYIRMMYFGFCTKYK, from the exons atgttTGATACCGATGATTGGGACCTTGATCAG gATTTCTTAAACGATATAGACGATAAAGCGGTTGAATTTTATTCTCAATCAGATAATCAAGAAACTGAACCAAAAAGGCGCAAGATAGAAATTTGCAATGATCCTATTTTTTCACCTGACAACAATGTTGATTTGGATGACAGAAAGAGTAGCAGTAAAGAGATAGTAAAATCTGATAAGAACAAAGAATCAAGGAAACATTTGATTCTTAgtatgtttaataaaaatgtattggATGAGAATGTTTCTCAGACTATATGCGAATCAAAAAAATCATGTGATAATActttatcaaatgtacattctGATATACAAAATCATaaagataataaattatcTCGAAAGAATTTAGTACTTGgtatattaaaaaacaaaaatatccaagataaaattgtacaaaagAACATAACACATGTAAATCCACGAAAAGTTGAAGCAAAAATcagaaacaataataatataaatgtaaatcaGGAATTTAAAGTGCCTAGTACTAATGGAATAAAACATCAGATTCTTAAAAATAACTGCCAGAGAGAAAATAGTTTCAACAATGATAACTCTAAgtcaaattcaattaaaaattcaaggaAGGAATTGCTGTGTAATATAATGAAGCCAGAATCtgtgaataatttaaaaccCAAAAATGATATTATCAAAAATACATTATCAATAACTAAGGATCAAGTACAACCTAATAAGAAGATGACATTAGTTAGAAAATTTCCTGGACCAGCTGGTTTATTACCAGATGATATAGATACTATTCCTCCTGTTTCATATTTGAATAGTTtagaagaaaatgagaaaacaAACGAGGAAAATAATTCTAGCAAATTACCTGAATATTGTTCTCAAAACACAAAAAATCTATTCACAGAAGGTGCTTGGCAGTTAATGTTAGATGACCTGCCACAAGATTTCTTGAAAGGCTACGAAATTGCAATTGTGAAACAAATGGCAAGTACAAAGGGTTGCAACAGCACAAAAGTTAAATTTATGGCAGGAATAATTGAGCGTATAGATCATAGTCACGAGAATCCTCCTATTGTTTTAAGAGATTTTACAGACAATATTCAAGGAATTGTTCATAGGGATATACCGCTTAAATATCCTGGCTTATTAGAGCCAAATGTTGTTGTACTATTACATGATGTAGGTTTATTAAAGATTTCTAGTACTTtcgtttcaaataaatatcaGATCTTAATCTCGCCGTCAAGTTTATTGGGAATTTACACTAATAAAGGTGAGATAGAACGTACAGTCCATATGGCATCAGTTTTAGAAAATGTTTCAAAAGAAGAAACAGGAAaagaacagaaaaaaaagaaagattacAGTTTCTCCAAACCATCGAAAGCACCCTCGTCAAAGACTGATTTCCAATTTAAACTAAAACACAGCAGCAACATTCAAGATTCATCAAGTTCTAAGAAGAGTACAGAAGATATTAAAACCAACAGTCCTAACACATACAAAACAGTCCAAGCTGTAAATGAATCAATGGATTTTGATATTGATCTTTCCATTTCAATTTCTCCCgctaaaattacaaattcacAAAATCAGAAGAATTTTACCGATTCAACATTAAAAAAACACGCGAATGAAAACAGCAAACAACCATTTgtagaaaaacaaaaagaaagcACACATAATGATGACAAAGTGAGAGCTGAAAATTTGCTAAAAGCATTAAAGAGGTTTTCTCCAAATATTTATCCGAAGAAACGTCTGCCACTTCATTCTAAGAATGTACAAATGGATGCAGTATTAACTAAACAAGTGAAACAAAAGGTATTAAGCGATTCATTTTCTGAACAAATGCATATTGATGACTGTGATGGAAATACTTCACAAGAAAAAGTAGAATCAGTGGCAAAAGAGGTTCCTTCATCTTTTTGTAACAAAACAGAAAGTGTACAAAGACGTAGAGTTTCCATAAGATCCAAGTTATTGCAGTTTAAAAGTCCTGAAGAGTTATCTCCACCGAGCGTAGAATCTCAAAATGCATCAAATGTAAAACAAAACGACGAAAcgcttataaaaaaaagatgcCGGAAACTTCATCTTTTTTTAATGATGTACTTGGTAATACTGAAAATGATTCTGACGATGAAATGTTATCTCAGTTGGATATGGACACCATTTTCAGTAATTGCaattaagaaaattgaatattttgaaagactcaatatgtttataaaatgtttcacACAATTGTATATACGAATGATGTATTTTGGTTTTTGtacgaaatataaataa